The proteins below are encoded in one region of Streptomyces roseirectus:
- a CDS encoding (2Fe-2S)-binding protein has protein sequence MNPLDLVRARPDAAFRLTFDGRPIEALPGQTVAAALWTAGEMSWRTTRGSGTSRGVFCGIGVCHDCLVTVDGRPNLRACLVPAEPGADVRTQEGTGHHDD, from the coding sequence ATGAACCCCCTGGACCTGGTCCGCGCCAGGCCCGACGCCGCCTTCCGTCTCACCTTCGACGGCCGCCCGATCGAGGCACTGCCTGGCCAGACAGTGGCCGCCGCACTGTGGACGGCCGGTGAGATGTCATGGCGCACCACCCGGGGCAGTGGTACATCACGCGGCGTGTTCTGCGGGATCGGGGTCTGCCACGACTGTCTGGTCACCGTCGACGGCCGTCCCAACCTGCGCGCCTGCCTGGTGCCGGCCGAACCCGGCGCCGACGTCCGCACCCAGGAAGGGACCGGTCACCACGATGACTGA